A portion of the Acidisarcina polymorpha genome contains these proteins:
- a CDS encoding condensation domain-containing protein — translation MQSTLSESKKELLQKLMRGGTKNASKKSGIIPRAPGSDIPMAYAQQQIWLHSQFSPRPIYNESVTIHRRGALDRDALERAFTEIVRRHEAWRTTFGWKGSELVQFVQPPPTHIEIPYLDVSTVAVGSREAAALKIAHADTLTPFDLAIGPMYRPRLIRFSEEEHRLYLTLHHIIFDGVSLYQAFLPELQELYEAFSRGRPSPLKDLPLQYGDYAIWQRGWVDEISQQQLGYWRDKLKGIAWRDLIKTDSPRDAMQGYRGDMIRVALDSSTSDALKKVSQEMNATLFMTLLATFYLLVWAYSGEEDLVIGVSSASRNRSELDGMLGCFLNTVLVRTDLSGGPTFPEFVHRCKDELFGALANDGLPFSLLVKELSAGRDSNKHSLFQVLFSFEPPLASLMPGWKFTRMDVNTGSAKFDLHLELDEFPEGIEGRLIYNADLFERETVQRMMATWRGIVDRVVADVSQPIYEVIPPMAAKSEAAPTRDDMNASSSPDSGGWRQSIRRLFGKQKTSNLAKQLK, via the coding sequence ATGCAAAGCACCCTCTCGGAGTCGAAGAAGGAACTGCTGCAGAAGCTCATGCGCGGCGGGACGAAGAACGCCAGCAAAAAGAGCGGTATCATTCCTCGCGCGCCCGGGAGCGATATTCCCATGGCTTATGCGCAACAACAGATCTGGCTACATTCGCAATTCTCTCCGCGCCCGATCTACAACGAGTCGGTGACAATTCATCGGCGCGGCGCGCTTGACAGGGATGCCTTGGAGAGAGCGTTTACCGAAATTGTGCGCCGCCATGAAGCGTGGCGCACCACCTTCGGCTGGAAAGGGTCGGAGCTGGTGCAGTTTGTTCAGCCGCCTCCGACTCACATAGAAATTCCATACCTGGACGTGTCGACTGTAGCAGTAGGTAGCAGAGAAGCCGCGGCTCTGAAGATTGCCCACGCCGACACGCTGACTCCGTTCGATTTAGCGATCGGGCCGATGTATCGCCCTCGGCTGATTCGCTTTTCTGAGGAGGAGCATCGACTCTACCTCACCTTGCACCATATTATTTTCGACGGCGTCTCCCTCTACCAGGCCTTTCTTCCGGAGTTACAAGAGTTATACGAGGCGTTCTCGCGAGGCCGGCCTTCTCCTCTCAAAGACCTTCCGCTGCAGTATGGAGACTATGCCATCTGGCAGCGGGGCTGGGTCGACGAAATTTCTCAACAGCAGTTAGGTTACTGGCGCGACAAGCTCAAAGGTATTGCATGGCGGGACTTGATCAAGACAGACTCCCCAAGAGACGCGATGCAGGGGTATCGCGGCGACATGATCAGGGTCGCGCTGGATTCGAGCACCAGCGATGCGTTGAAGAAAGTAAGCCAGGAGATGAATGCAACTCTCTTCATGACCCTGCTTGCAACTTTCTACCTCCTCGTCTGGGCTTATTCCGGTGAAGAGGATCTCGTCATCGGCGTAAGTTCGGCTAGCCGGAACCGTTCCGAACTGGATGGGATGTTAGGGTGTTTTTTGAATACTGTCCTGGTGCGGACCGACCTTAGTGGGGGGCCTACCTTTCCTGAGTTTGTTCACCGCTGTAAGGACGAACTTTTCGGTGCGCTTGCAAACGACGGATTACCGTTCTCTCTGCTGGTCAAGGAGCTTTCCGCTGGGAGAGACAGTAATAAACATTCTCTTTTTCAAGTTTTGTTTTCCTTTGAACCTCCGTTGGCGTCCCTGATGCCCGGATGGAAGTTCACACGGATGGATGTAAACACCGGCTCAGCGAAGTTCGATCTGCATCTCGAGTTGGACGAGTTTCCGGAGGGAATCGAAGGCCGCTTGATTTATAACGCCGACTTGTTTGAACGCGAAACTGTGCAACGCATGATGGCCACCTGGAGAGGGATTGTGGATCGGGTGGTCGCTGATGTTTCGCAGCCCATCTACGAAGTAATTCCACCGATGGCGGCGAAGTCGGAAGCCGCTCCGACGCGTGATGACATGAACGCCTCGTCGTCGCCAGATTCCGGCGGGTGGAGGCAGTCGATCCGAAGACTATTTGGTAAACAGAAGACCTCGAACTTGGCGAAGCAATTGAAATGA
- a CDS encoding cytochrome P450, whose protein sequence is MAAFDPELSLTRLLNPEVLANPYPLYARLREEAPVYFDPFLHTWVVTRYADVFQVLMTFSADRTPSPEQLSAMGMSSIGPIAQVMVKQMLFLDPPAHTRLRSLAATVFSPRRVKILEEHIRSIANDLIDKVLARGRMDVMTDIAEPLPAIVTAELLGVPVEDHDQLKDWSKDFAEMLGNYQHNPNRIPRVLKSTEEMTKYFRARIAEQRETPREGLIQSLLGAEINGDRLTDEEVVANTIVTMVGGQETTTNLIGNGILTLLRNPEEKNRLMSDYSLIPSAIEELLRYESPSQQTGRIAREDVVIGGQEIKKGQAVIAVMASGNRDPERFSDPDTLDISRSDNRHLAFGWAAHFCFGAPLARMEGQIMLETMLRRLPGLELGSNDLTWRDNLGLRGLNSLPVTFTSSESSLELTGHPA, encoded by the coding sequence ATGGCCGCCTTCGATCCTGAACTAAGCCTCACCCGGTTACTCAACCCGGAGGTGCTAGCTAACCCCTATCCCCTCTACGCGCGCCTGCGCGAGGAGGCGCCGGTCTACTTCGATCCCTTCCTGCATACCTGGGTGGTGACGCGGTATGCCGACGTATTCCAGGTGTTGATGACGTTTTCGGCGGACCGGACACCATCGCCGGAGCAGTTGAGCGCCATGGGTATGTCCTCCATCGGGCCGATTGCGCAGGTAATGGTCAAGCAGATGCTCTTCCTCGACCCTCCCGCCCACACTCGTTTACGCAGTCTGGCAGCGACGGTGTTCAGCCCCCGGAGAGTGAAAATACTGGAAGAACACATCCGCTCCATTGCGAACGACCTGATCGATAAGGTCCTCGCTCGAGGCAGGATGGATGTCATGACGGACATTGCGGAGCCGCTTCCCGCAATCGTGACTGCCGAATTGCTGGGAGTACCGGTCGAAGATCACGATCAGCTCAAGGACTGGTCAAAGGACTTCGCGGAGATGCTGGGGAACTACCAGCACAATCCGAATCGGATCCCGCGGGTTCTGAAGAGCACGGAAGAGATGACCAAATACTTCCGTGCGCGAATCGCCGAACAACGGGAGACTCCTCGCGAAGGGCTGATCCAGTCCTTGCTGGGAGCCGAGATCAACGGGGACCGGCTCACCGACGAAGAGGTAGTAGCGAATACGATCGTGACCATGGTCGGGGGTCAAGAGACGACAACCAACCTGATTGGCAATGGGATTTTGACCCTGCTTCGAAACCCTGAGGAAAAGAACCGCTTGATGTCTGATTACTCTCTGATCCCGTCAGCGATCGAGGAGTTGCTGCGGTATGAGAGTCCCAGTCAACAAACCGGAAGAATAGCTCGTGAGGATGTGGTGATCGGCGGTCAGGAGATTAAGAAGGGCCAAGCCGTTATCGCGGTGATGGCTTCTGGGAACCGCGATCCCGAACGCTTTTCAGATCCCGATACCTTGGATATTTCGCGGTCCGACAATCGACATCTTGCCTTTGGCTGGGCTGCGCATTTCTGTTTTGGCGCGCCACTCGCGCGGATGGAAGGCCAGATCATGTTGGAGACGATGTTGCGCAGACTGCCCGGCCTGGAGTTGGGAAGTAACGATCTCACCTGGCGCGACAATCTCGGACTCCGCGGACTTAACTCGCTGCCGGTAACATTCACATCGTCCGAGTCGAGTCTGGAACTGACGGGCCATCCCGCGTAG
- a CDS encoding potassium channel family protein, translating to MHILSFIAGLGCVLSALLDAFQTVILPRRATGRFRLTRLFYVFTWTPWSAIVKRMKESRQRETAFSFYGPLSLVFLIVAWAAALVIGFSLMFYGLGSPFTDSLGGAAGLRTDLYVSGTTLFTLGLGDVVPRSALTRELIILEAGTGLGFVAVVIGYFPVLYGAFSRREVSISLLDARAGSPPTAVELLRRHSFEGGDNALTLLLEEWERWAAELMESHISYPLLCYFRSQHTNQSWLSALTAILDACSLLIAGVQGHPARQAQLTFAMARHALVDLSQVFSQPPVTNGKDRLPTERFDVLYKMLCQSGVRVCRDEGSMVRLKQMRGLYEGYAEAMSEYLCMTLPPWVAERPHKDNWQTVAKLRAQAEEASDGNPVAITPGLPLDSSVMAGIDEHHDF from the coding sequence TTGCATATCTTAAGTTTTATTGCCGGTCTCGGATGCGTACTATCAGCTCTCCTCGACGCGTTTCAGACCGTAATCTTGCCGCGGCGGGCAACCGGACGCTTTCGGCTGACGCGTCTGTTTTACGTGTTCACCTGGACTCCGTGGTCGGCAATTGTCAAGCGGATGAAAGAATCACGCCAGCGGGAGACGGCTTTCAGCTTCTACGGGCCGCTCTCGCTGGTCTTTCTTATCGTGGCGTGGGCCGCGGCACTGGTGATCGGCTTTTCTCTGATGTTCTACGGGCTAGGTTCGCCTTTCACGGATTCCCTGGGTGGAGCGGCGGGGCTGCGCACCGACCTGTATGTCAGTGGTACAACCCTCTTCACGCTTGGTTTAGGCGATGTGGTGCCTCGCAGCGCACTGACGCGGGAATTGATTATCCTTGAAGCAGGGACCGGACTTGGCTTCGTGGCGGTAGTGATCGGCTACTTTCCCGTGCTTTACGGAGCTTTTTCGCGGCGGGAAGTCAGCATTTCGCTGTTGGATGCCCGAGCCGGTTCGCCCCCAACCGCGGTTGAGCTGCTAAGACGGCACTCCTTTGAAGGCGGCGATAACGCGTTAACGCTGCTGCTTGAAGAGTGGGAGCGATGGGCCGCAGAGTTGATGGAAAGCCACATCTCCTACCCTCTGTTGTGTTATTTCCGCTCTCAACATACGAATCAGAGCTGGCTGAGCGCCCTGACTGCGATCCTCGACGCCTGTTCTCTGCTGATTGCGGGGGTGCAAGGACATCCGGCGCGCCAGGCACAGCTCACCTTTGCTATGGCCCGCCATGCCCTAGTCGATCTTTCTCAAGTGTTCTCGCAGCCGCCGGTCACCAACGGGAAGGACCGTCTTCCTACGGAGCGATTTGACGTCCTCTATAAAATGCTTTGCCAGAGCGGAGTTCGAGTCTGCCGCGACGAAGGATCGATGGTGCGATTGAAGCAGATGCGCGGTCTTTACGAAGGGTACGCCGAGGCAATGAGCGAATATCTTTGTATGACGCTTCCGCCGTGGGTGGCGGAGCGGCCGCATAAGGACAACTGGCAAACTGTGGCGAAGCTGCGGGCACAGGCGGAAGAGGCTTCCGATGGCAACCCGGTCGCCATAACGCCCGGGCTGCCACTGGATTCAAGTGTGATGGCTGGTATTGATGAGCACCACGATTTCTAA
- a CDS encoding non-ribosomal peptide synthetase, which produces MKVDLLSPGSSLLEVKNHSNVHNGDARHLLSASLIADRIALQASVAPDAPAVVSPEGAVSYAQLDARAKAVAVRLRSLGVQPGQPVAIYFESSIDLIVAALGIWKAGGAYLPIDPAYPADRAAFILLDSGSPVLITRRKLAPALGNGPWITLPIEDISLVEEEPVESLSALSADDLAYVIYTSGSTGQPKGVEITHGNLLNLVDWHNGEFSITKGDRATQIAGPGFDAAVWEMWPYLAQGASIHLPPREARLSAALLVEWLVASKITVSFVPTVLAEVMLQLEWPASTSLRFLLTGGDALHIYPPANLPFVLVNNYGPTECTVVATSTPIEPKTIELETVDSAVEHKAPAIGNAILNTTLYMLDEFGKEVADGQAGELYIGGPSVGRGYRNRPDLTAASFVNVNVGGRTERLFRTGDLVKRLPDGQLAFVGRADDQIKIRGFRVEPDEIAFAINRHPAVASSAVIARSESGTKRLVAYVVAIDGAELWDHDLRDMLTKNLPDYMVPSTFVQLERIPVTANGKLNKAALPTPTDKNQVRRDNYVAPRSELEEIVEGILRPILGLERISIHDNFFLLGGHSLMGAQVIAKVRDIFDVELNLRNVFECPTVAKLAAKIEAILTARLEAMSEEEVSQALRSPAAADILTGSSNTQAG; this is translated from the coding sequence ATGAAAGTCGATTTGCTGTCGCCTGGTTCGTCGCTGCTTGAGGTCAAGAATCATTCCAACGTCCATAATGGAGACGCACGGCATCTCCTTTCCGCATCGCTGATTGCCGACCGAATAGCGCTCCAGGCCTCGGTTGCACCCGATGCGCCCGCAGTGGTGAGCCCGGAAGGCGCGGTTTCGTATGCACAGCTGGACGCGCGAGCAAAGGCAGTCGCCGTCCGGCTTCGCAGCCTAGGAGTTCAGCCCGGCCAGCCAGTCGCTATTTACTTCGAAAGCTCGATCGATCTGATCGTGGCGGCTCTTGGGATCTGGAAAGCGGGCGGCGCCTATTTGCCGATCGACCCGGCTTATCCGGCGGACCGGGCGGCGTTCATCCTTTTAGATTCAGGCTCGCCGGTCTTGATCACTCGGCGGAAGCTTGCGCCGGCCCTCGGCAACGGCCCCTGGATCACGCTCCCGATCGAGGATATATCGCTGGTTGAAGAGGAGCCAGTAGAGAGCTTGTCCGCCCTCTCAGCGGATGATCTTGCATACGTTATTTATACCTCTGGCTCAACCGGCCAGCCGAAGGGCGTTGAGATCACGCACGGCAATCTGCTGAACCTTGTGGATTGGCACAATGGAGAGTTTTCGATTACCAAGGGTGACCGCGCCACCCAAATCGCTGGTCCTGGATTCGACGCTGCTGTCTGGGAGATGTGGCCTTATCTTGCGCAAGGCGCCTCGATTCATCTTCCTCCCCGCGAAGCCCGGCTTTCCGCCGCGCTGCTGGTTGAGTGGCTGGTTGCATCGAAGATTACCGTCAGTTTCGTGCCAACGGTCCTGGCTGAGGTGATGCTGCAATTGGAATGGCCTGCGAGCACCAGCCTGCGTTTTCTGCTGACCGGTGGAGATGCGCTGCATATCTATCCGCCAGCCAACCTGCCATTCGTGCTGGTCAATAACTATGGACCGACAGAATGCACGGTCGTCGCCACCTCCACGCCAATCGAGCCGAAGACGATCGAGTTGGAGACAGTCGATTCGGCGGTCGAACACAAGGCGCCTGCGATCGGCAACGCGATCTTGAATACCACCCTTTATATGCTCGACGAGTTCGGCAAGGAAGTTGCCGACGGTCAGGCAGGAGAGCTCTATATCGGCGGCCCCAGTGTGGGACGCGGTTACCGGAATCGTCCAGATCTGACGGCCGCGAGCTTTGTGAACGTGAACGTCGGCGGCCGCACAGAGCGGCTCTTCCGTACTGGCGACTTGGTCAAGAGGTTGCCGGATGGGCAGCTGGCATTCGTTGGCCGGGCGGACGATCAGATCAAGATTCGGGGATTTCGTGTTGAGCCCGACGAGATCGCTTTCGCCATCAATCGTCATCCGGCGGTCGCATCAAGCGCGGTCATTGCGAGGAGCGAGAGCGGCACGAAGCGCTTAGTCGCGTATGTGGTTGCCATCGATGGCGCGGAGCTGTGGGACCACGATCTTCGCGATATGCTCACCAAGAACCTGCCGGACTACATGGTTCCTTCGACGTTTGTACAGTTGGAGCGAATTCCGGTCACCGCTAATGGCAAGTTAAACAAGGCAGCACTTCCGACGCCGACCGACAAAAATCAGGTTCGGCGGGACAATTATGTAGCACCGCGGAGCGAGTTGGAAGAGATCGTGGAAGGCATTCTAAGACCGATTCTTGGTCTGGAGCGAATCAGCATTCACGATAATTTCTTTTTGCTGGGGGGCCATTCCTTGATGGGCGCTCAGGTAATTGCCAAGGTCAGGGACATTTTCGACGTCGAGTTGAACCTGCGCAACGTCTTCGAATGCCCCACGGTGGCAAAACTAGCGGCCAAGATCGAGGCGATACTCACCGCTAGACTGGAAGCGATGAGCGAAGAAGAAGTGAGTCAGGCGCTTCGCTCGCCGGCTGCCGCCGATATTCTTACCGGCAGTTCCAACACCCAGGCTGGGTGA
- a CDS encoding pyridoxamine 5'-phosphate oxidase family protein: MATESNASNRSEALSKINGLIKNIRIAMLTTAAPDGSLHSRPMATQNSEFTGELWFLTRDDSGKVFDIHHDAHVSLTYSDGKHTYVALTGLGSVSRDQAKINELWNAMYMAWFPQGKEDPEIRVLRVRIDSAEYWDAPSNAVVRNFQILLAAVTAGQSKVGENESVSLR, from the coding sequence ATGGCAACTGAATCAAATGCTTCCAACCGCTCAGAGGCCCTGAGCAAAATCAATGGCCTGATCAAAAATATTCGGATCGCGATGCTGACCACCGCTGCGCCGGATGGCAGTCTGCATAGCCGCCCTATGGCGACCCAGAACAGCGAATTTACCGGCGAGCTATGGTTCCTGACTCGGGACGACTCGGGTAAGGTTTTCGACATTCATCATGATGCGCATGTCTCCTTGACTTACTCCGACGGAAAGCATACCTATGTAGCGCTCACCGGTCTCGGCTCTGTCTCGCGCGATCAGGCCAAGATCAATGAGCTTTGGAACGCCATGTACATGGCCTGGTTCCCGCAGGGCAAGGAAGATCCGGAGATCCGAGTGCTTCGGGTGCGCATTGATTCCGCCGAATATTGGGACGCGCCGTCAAATGCGGTTGTTCGCAATTTCCAGATCCTGCTGGCAGCGGTGACTGCCGGACAGAGCAAAGTCGGCGAAAACGAATCCGTCAGCCTAAGGTAG
- a CDS encoding non-ribosomal peptide synthetase → MDKHGNAAALKYDRSRVSTELGPRLVERSTLHVPPVQACEESTPGDDPAVVDSLTRNDPEAKLVVDPEDGFDLATLSHVNEAVKNQEVAEQLRFLQQLNNTAADFPWDQCVHQLFEKQAALSAEATALVFEGAELTYAELNQRANRLAHYLTGLGVGPDSRVAICIERSFEMVIALFAVLKAGGAYVPLDPAYPVDRLRYMLEDSSPVALLTQSHLAGLFPSTSQTMQVLDLSTASAPWALHPETNPIIPLLQPQHLAYVIYTSGSTGAPKGVMIEHRSLVNRLVWMQQAYGLNSTDAVLQKTPFSFDVSVWEFFWPLLYGARLVMARPEGHKDPGYLVEAINQNKITTVHFVPSMLQVFLEHPDAASCTSLVRVMASGEALPPSAMRRFHQRLPQTELHNLYGPTEATVDVTAWACDWDPARTSIPIGKPIANTQIYILDEDGAPVTVGATGELYIGGIGVARGYLNRAALTTERFLSDPFSDDPRARMYRTGDLCRWLPDGNIEYLGRNDFQVKIRGFRIELGEIESRLAEHPEVREAVVVAREDVSGDKRLVAYVVLAPGANLRDRDLRDALGRKVPDYMVPSAFVLLAAMPVTVNGKLDRSALPSPTEANRLGVDLQTGAAQAVAEAGKQPADFMLAGEGADSSRLDNYVPPSDELEVELVQIWEEILGVKRIGIRDDFFKLGGHSLLAARMFARIGEKLHKNLPLAVMFHAPTIDKLAGVIRAEGWKPHWSVLVPIHESGDKPPLFLVHGLMGNVLSFYGLRHHIPADQPLYGVQAYGMDSGRASSVSIPEMATHYIREIRALQPYGPYYLGGFSAGGLVAYEMAQQLHAAGEQVQFLALFDSFVEAAGGYWLKMFYSKRAFRMALLSLNASLNMARRDGWPVMIRKKVRGMMGNMRILAWLLLNKVSGKSAGAGAQPAGFLKPNEAFLRAIRIYSPQPYPGSAVLFRTPSSYYQDSDPSDGWGSYVGGHLEVQAIRGGHDDIFRRAAHRGPRRSIDGCDGSRPPSASELSVALKPAAAKDSAGFWEP, encoded by the coding sequence ATGGACAAGCATGGCAATGCTGCGGCTTTGAAGTATGACCGCAGTCGAGTGTCTACCGAACTTGGACCGCGTCTGGTCGAGCGTTCGACTCTGCATGTCCCCCCTGTTCAGGCATGCGAAGAAAGTACGCCCGGAGACGATCCGGCCGTGGTCGACTCTCTCACTAGGAACGACCCGGAAGCGAAGCTCGTAGTTGATCCCGAAGACGGTTTCGACTTGGCCACTTTGAGTCATGTTAATGAGGCTGTAAAGAACCAGGAAGTAGCGGAGCAGCTGCGATTTCTTCAACAACTGAACAACACCGCTGCTGATTTTCCCTGGGATCAGTGCGTACACCAGTTGTTCGAAAAGCAAGCTGCCCTGAGTGCAGAGGCGACTGCTCTGGTCTTTGAAGGTGCGGAGCTAACGTACGCTGAACTGAACCAGCGTGCGAATCGTCTGGCTCATTATCTAACGGGATTAGGCGTCGGTCCGGACAGCCGCGTAGCCATCTGCATTGAACGTAGCTTCGAGATGGTCATTGCCCTGTTCGCGGTATTGAAGGCCGGGGGCGCCTACGTGCCGCTCGATCCAGCCTATCCGGTCGATCGGCTGCGGTACATGCTGGAAGACAGCTCGCCGGTGGCGTTGTTAACGCAAAGTCATCTGGCCGGATTATTTCCGAGCACGAGTCAGACCATGCAGGTCCTCGATCTCTCTACGGCCTCGGCCCCATGGGCGCTCCATCCGGAAACGAATCCCATTATCCCGCTGCTTCAGCCGCAGCATCTTGCGTATGTGATTTACACCTCAGGCTCTACGGGCGCTCCTAAGGGAGTGATGATTGAGCACCGCAGCCTGGTGAATCGTCTCGTCTGGATGCAGCAGGCCTACGGCTTGAACTCCACGGATGCGGTACTACAGAAGACCCCGTTCAGCTTTGATGTTTCGGTCTGGGAATTCTTCTGGCCGCTGCTGTACGGTGCGCGACTGGTGATGGCCCGGCCCGAAGGGCATAAGGATCCTGGTTATTTGGTTGAAGCGATCAATCAAAACAAGATCACGACGGTGCACTTCGTACCTTCCATGCTGCAGGTGTTTCTAGAACATCCGGATGCCGCATCCTGCACCAGTCTCGTGCGCGTAATGGCGAGCGGAGAGGCGCTTCCACCTTCGGCTATGCGGCGGTTTCATCAGCGTCTTCCGCAGACCGAGCTTCACAATCTTTACGGTCCTACTGAGGCTACGGTGGATGTCACTGCCTGGGCCTGCGATTGGGATCCGGCTCGGACCAGCATTCCGATCGGCAAGCCAATCGCCAATACGCAGATCTATATCCTCGACGAGGACGGTGCTCCCGTGACAGTTGGGGCAACCGGAGAGCTCTATATCGGGGGCATCGGTGTTGCGCGCGGCTATCTCAACCGGGCCGCGTTGACAACCGAACGCTTTCTCTCCGATCCGTTTTCGGACGATCCGAGAGCGAGAATGTATCGGACCGGCGATCTCTGCCGCTGGCTTCCCGATGGGAATATAGAGTACCTAGGACGCAATGATTTCCAGGTGAAGATTCGAGGGTTTCGCATTGAGTTGGGCGAGATTGAAAGTCGCCTGGCCGAACATCCCGAGGTGCGCGAAGCCGTGGTCGTTGCGCGCGAAGATGTCTCCGGCGATAAGCGGCTGGTCGCCTATGTGGTTCTGGCGCCAGGAGCGAACCTCCGCGACCGCGATCTTCGCGACGCATTAGGACGAAAAGTCCCCGACTACATGGTCCCCTCGGCATTTGTGCTGTTAGCTGCCATGCCCGTGACGGTGAACGGGAAGCTGGACCGCTCCGCCCTGCCTTCGCCTACGGAGGCAAATCGCCTTGGCGTCGACTTGCAAACTGGCGCCGCTCAAGCAGTGGCTGAGGCGGGCAAGCAGCCGGCGGATTTCATGCTGGCTGGTGAAGGCGCTGATTCGTCGAGGCTGGACAATTATGTTCCGCCTTCCGATGAGCTTGAGGTCGAACTGGTACAAATCTGGGAAGAGATCCTGGGCGTCAAACGGATCGGTATTCGAGACGATTTCTTCAAGCTAGGCGGCCACTCTCTGCTGGCCGCCCGGATGTTTGCGCGCATCGGCGAGAAGCTGCACAAGAATTTGCCGCTGGCCGTCATGTTTCATGCTCCCACGATCGATAAGCTGGCCGGCGTAATCCGCGCCGAAGGTTGGAAGCCGCATTGGTCAGTCCTGGTGCCTATCCATGAGAGCGGGGACAAACCTCCTCTTTTTCTCGTGCACGGGTTAATGGGGAATGTGCTTAGTTTTTATGGATTACGGCACCACATTCCGGCCGATCAACCGCTTTACGGGGTGCAAGCCTACGGTATGGATTCGGGCCGCGCTTCGTCTGTAAGCATCCCGGAGATGGCGACCCACTACATCAGGGAGATCCGTGCGCTTCAACCCTATGGTCCTTATTACCTGGGCGGGTTCTCTGCTGGTGGTCTGGTCGCTTATGAGATGGCGCAGCAGCTTCACGCCGCCGGAGAGCAGGTGCAGTTTCTCGCCCTCTTCGATTCGTTTGTCGAGGCGGCGGGTGGGTATTGGCTGAAGATGTTCTATTCAAAGCGCGCTTTCCGGATGGCGCTCCTATCCCTCAATGCAAGTTTGAATATGGCTCGCAGGGACGGCTGGCCAGTCATGATTCGAAAAAAAGTGCGCGGCATGATGGGCAATATGCGAATTTTAGCTTGGCTGCTCTTGAACAAAGTCTCAGGAAAGTCGGCGGGAGCGGGAGCGCAACCGGCTGGCTTTCTTAAGCCGAACGAGGCTTTCTTGCGCGCCATTCGGATCTATTCTCCCCAACCTTATCCCGGCTCAGCGGTCCTCTTCCGTACTCCCTCGTCGTATTACCAGGATTCGGATCCTTCCGATGGATGGGGAAGTTATGTAGGCGGCCATCTGGAGGTGCAGGCGATTCGTGGGGGCCATGACGACATCTTCCGCAGAGCCGCACATCGCGGCCCTCGCCGATCAATTGATGGATGCGATGGAAGCCGCCCGCCTTCAGCAAGCGAGCTATCAGTTGCGTTAAAGCCGGCGGCCGCCAAAGATTCAGCTGGTTTTTGGGAGCCCTAA